In Niallia sp. FSL W8-0635, one genomic interval encodes:
- a CDS encoding YdhK family protein, with translation MKIKLFILSIIAILGLSACANDTSQEDNNANSSSKETMNHEEMNHTGSGEIPEGLKVAENPVYKVGSKAIIKADHMEGMKGAEATIVGAYDTIAYVVSYTPTTGGEMVTNHKWVIQEEIKDAGTEEIASGTEVTLEADHMEGMKGATAEIESAEKTTVYVVDYTPTTGGEKVTNHKWVTESELSDK, from the coding sequence ATGAAAATTAAGTTATTCATTCTAAGTATTATTGCAATTCTTGGTTTATCTGCTTGTGCAAATGATACTAGTCAAGAAGATAATAATGCGAATAGCAGTAGCAAGGAAACAATGAATCATGAAGAGATGAACCATACTGGTTCAGGTGAGATTCCTGAAGGATTAAAAGTGGCGGAAAATCCTGTTTATAAAGTGGGTAGCAAAGCAATTATTAAAGCTGACCACATGGAAGGAATGAAAGGTGCTGAAGCAACGATTGTAGGTGCCTATGATACCATTGCCTATGTTGTTTCCTATACTCCAACCACAGGAGGAGAAATGGTAACTAACCATAAATGGGTAATCCAAGAAGAAATAAAAGATGCTGGAACAGAAGAAATTGCATCAGGAACAGAAGTAACATTAGAGGCAGATCATATGGAAGGGATGAAAGGCGCAACAGCTGAAATTGAATCAGCGGAAAAAACTACTGTTTATGTGGTGGACTATACTCCGACTACAGGTGGAGAAAAAGTAACAAATCATAAATGGGTAACAGAAAGTGAACTTTCAGATAAGTAA
- a CDS encoding CBO0543 family protein, whose translation MNTDQIENLNQLKNTQENLSNNWDHYWSTYSNIDTWQFWINFLLFIVPLIILYFKIDKKKAFHLGFYGYSIHMLSTYIDGYATRHGLWEYPYKLTSILPINFGLDTSLIPVVYIFVYQWTLNHKKNYYTYALLTSVFFAFIFKPILASQDLIRLSNKSIYFYLFLFYFLGSLIAKWITNVFIHFEKKSKEV comes from the coding sequence TTGAATACAGATCAAATAGAAAATTTAAACCAACTTAAAAATACACAAGAAAATCTTTCAAATAATTGGGATCACTATTGGTCAACTTACTCTAATATTGATACTTGGCAATTTTGGATTAATTTTTTACTTTTTATAGTTCCACTAATCATTCTTTATTTTAAAATAGATAAAAAGAAAGCATTTCATTTAGGATTCTATGGTTATAGTATTCATATGTTATCAACATATATTGACGGATATGCAACCAGACATGGACTCTGGGAATATCCATATAAGTTAACCTCTATACTCCCAATCAATTTTGGGCTGGATACTTCATTAATCCCAGTAGTGTATATATTTGTTTATCAATGGACACTTAATCATAAAAAGAATTATTATACCTACGCATTATTAACAAGTGTTTTTTTCGCTTTCATATTTAAGCCAATACTCGCATCACAGGATCTTATTAGATTATCCAATAAATCAATTTACTTTTATCTTTTCCTTTTCTATTTTTTAGGATCTTTAATTGCGAAATGGATTACTAATGTATTTATTCATTTTGAGAAGAAAAGTAAAGAAGTATAG
- a CDS encoding site-specific integrase → MKVQKENEIEKRNYLTRDEVNTFIRTAKKGRPHHYLIVSFLLRTGLRKGELLALKWQYINFEKKLIVISKSRNDKKVKKPKTSSSFRTIPIGDKLIKDLLAYKDWQKQNNERYGEKYIDQDYVITTWSGRPLGPYGINKVLKSIIDKTDLPIISPHGLRHTHSIMMLESGNDIKVVSERLGHSALNVTSDVYLHITKKHELESVNRLE, encoded by the coding sequence ATGAAAGTTCAAAAGGAAAATGAAATAGAAAAGAGAAACTATTTAACTAGGGATGAAGTCAATACTTTTATTAGAACAGCTAAAAAAGGCAGGCCTCATCACTACTTGATTGTATCCTTCTTATTAAGAACAGGTCTTCGAAAAGGTGAACTATTAGCATTAAAATGGCAGTACATTAATTTTGAAAAAAAACTTATTGTCATTTCGAAGTCTAGAAATGATAAAAAAGTCAAAAAACCTAAGACGTCTTCTAGCTTCCGAACAATTCCTATAGGGGATAAGCTTATTAAAGATTTATTAGCGTATAAAGATTGGCAAAAACAGAATAATGAGAGATACGGGGAGAAATACATTGATCAGGATTATGTCATTACAACGTGGAGTGGAAGACCACTAGGTCCATATGGTATCAACAAAGTACTCAAAAGCATTATTGATAAAACAGATCTTCCTATAATTAGTCCACACGGCTTACGTCATACACATTCTATTATGATGCTCGAGAGTGGTAATGATATTAAGGTTGTTAGTGAAAGACTTGGACATTCAGCACTTAATGTCACCTCTGATGTATATTTACATATAACCAAGAAGCACGAGTTGGAAAGTGTTAACCGATTAGAATAG